AGGCCGCCCACGAGACCGAAGGCGGCGAACTTCTTCTTCCACGAAGGAGTGTCCATGTCGCGCGCCCTACCCCGACAGGTTGAAGTTGCCGGTCGCGCCGTAGACGGCGAGCGAGATGAGCAGGGTGACGGTGACGACCGCGACGAGCGAGGCCCGCACCGCGTTGCCGACCGCGACACCCACACCGACGGGGCCGCCACCTGCGGTGAAACCGTAGTAGGTGTGGATGAGCATCACGGCGATCGCCATCACGATGGCCTGGACGAACGACCACAGGATGTCGGTGGGTATCAGGAAGGTCGTGAAGTAGTGGTCGTACACGCCCGCCGACTGGCCGTAGAGCACCACCGTCGCGAAGCGGCTCGCGACGAACGAGGCGATCACGGCGAGCGAGTACAGCGGGACGATCGCGATCATCCCGGCGAGCACGCGCGTGGACACCAGATACGGGATGGACGGGATCGCCATGGTCTCGAGCGCGTCGATCTCCTCGGAGACACGCATGGCGCCGAGCTGGGCGGTGGAGCCGGCGCCGATGGTGGCCGCCAGCCCGATGCCGGCGATCGTCGGGGCCGCGATACGCACGTTGATGAAGGCCGCGAAGAAGCCGGTGAGCGCTTCGACACCGATGTTGCCGAGTGAGCTGAAGCCCTGCACGGCGATGATGCCGCCGGTGAAGAGCGTCAGGAAGCCGACGATCACGACGGTGCCGCCGATGACGGCGAGTGCGCCGGTGCCCATGCTGATCTCGGCGACCAGACGCACCGTCTCCTTGGGGTAGTGCATCAGCGCCCGGGGGACCGTCGCGAGGGCGCGCCCGAAGAACAGCGCCTGCTCCCCCACCCGGTCCACGGTGGACGACGCACGTGTCATGCGCCGAACCGCACGGGGGAAGCGCCAGGACATCACTGCCATGAAATCTCCGCTCCCCTCATCCCGCGGTCAGCTTGATGCCGACGGCCGTGACGAGGAGGTTGACCACGAACAGCGCCATGAACGCGAACACGACCGTCTGGTTGACGGCGTCGCCGACACTCTTCGCTCCACCTTTGACATTGAGACCGAGATAGGACGCGACCAGCCCCGCGATCATGCCGAACAGCCCCGCCTTGACCTGGGAGATCATCAGTTCTCCGAAGCCGGTGAGCAGGGTGATGCCGTTGATGAACGCGCCGGGGTTGACGTCCTGGAGGAAGACCGAGAAGGCGAACCCGCCGAGGATGCCGATCGTGCACACGAGACCGTTGAGCAGTAGGGCAACGACGGTGGACGCGAGCACCCGGGGCACGACGAGACGCTGGATCGGATCGATGCCGAGCACACGCATCGCGTCGATCTCCTCGCGGATGGTGCGCGCCGCGAGATCGGCGCAGATCGCGGTGGCGCCGGCACCGGCGACGATGAGCACCGTGACCATGGGACCCACCTGCGTCACCGCGCCGAGGGCCGCACCCGCTCCGCTGAGGTCGGCCGCGCCGATCTCCCGGAGCAGGATGTTGAGGGTGAAGCTCACCAGAACCGTGAACGGCACCGCGACGAGCACGGTGGGCACGAGCGAGACGCGTGCGACGAACCATGCCTGGTCGATGAACTCGCGCCGCTGGAAGGGGCGACGGAAGGCCGCCCGGGCGGTCTCGCCGGTCATGGCGAACAGTCCGCCGACGGCCCGTAAGGGAACCTCGAGGAGGTCTACCATCGTGTACCCCCTTCGATCCTCACGTCGTCGGCGCGCGGCCGATCGATGGCGTGTGCTGTGACCCGGGTCATAGTAACTAGAACGTGTTCACCTGTCAAAGATCCGTCGAGGGGCATCTCGATCCATTTCCGTCCGAACGGACACACGGGCGTCGACCGACGCGCATCGACACGCTCATAAGTGGTTTTACCCTGGGATTTCGGTGAGATTCTCGACGCCGGGCCCGAGCTCGATCACCTCGGCACGAGAGGCCGTCACGGCCCGATCGGGTCGTCGCAGGAGGGGAAAAAATTAGAACACGTACCAGGCCAAAACGCGGGGCCGGGCGAGAGCCGGAGGAACGGCCCGAGTGGGCGTGACGCTACCGGAACCCCGGTGTCCGTCACCCGTAGTTGCAGGATCCCGGCCCGGAGACGAAGACACGGCATCCCCTGCTGTCCCCGAACAGGAACAGCAGGGGATGCCGGAACTACAGATCGAGAGCCGCCGAGGCCGAGAATGTCCGGCCTGGATCACGATCGGCGAAGTAACCGCCGAGCTCGTCGGCGAGCGCTGCGGGGGTCCACTGCCCGTCGGCGTCGAAACGCTGCTCGACGACCGGCGCGGCCATCAGGGCCACCATGGGTCCGTAGACGATGAAGACCTGCCCGTTGACGCGATCGGCCGCCGGGGAGGCGAGATAGGCGACCAGATTCGCGACGTGGTCGGGCGAGAGCGGATCGATGCCGTCGTCCGGCGCGTCGCCGAAGACCGCCTCGGTCATCGACGTGCGCGCGCGGGGGCAGATCACGTTCGCCCGGACCCCGTACCGCTCGAGACCCCGGGCGGCCGAGAGGGTGAGCGCGGTGATGCCGGCTTTGGCGGCACCGTAGTTGGGTTGCCCGGGCGGCCCGAGCAGACCGGCCTCCGAGGACGTGTTGACCAGACGCCCGTAGACGGGGCCACCCTCCTGCTTCGACCGGTCGCGCCAGTAGGCCGCGGCATTGCGGGACAACAGGAAGTGACCACGCAGGTGCACGGCGACCACCGAATCCCACTCGTCGTCGGACATGTTGGGCAGCATCCGATCCCGCGTGATGCCTGCATTGTTGACGACGATGTCGAGACCACCGAACTTGCCGTGCGCCGCGGCGAGCATCGCATCGGCCGTCTCACGCTCGGCGACGCTGCCGGGCACGAACTCCGCCTCGGCACCGAGATCGCGGATCCGCGCGAGGGTGTCCTCCACCGCGTCGTTCTCCACGAGATCGTTGACCACCACCGATGCTCCGGCCCGCGCGAGCGCGAGCGCCTCGGCACGTCCGAGTCCCGCTCCGGCTCCCGTGACGACGGCGACCCGCCCTTCGAGAGACACCCGATCGTCGTTCTCCGCGCCACCGTTGGCGTCCGCGCTCATCCACGTACTCCTCGAGATTCGGGCCGATTGCCGGCCGCACGCCGGTACTCTCCCCACCAGGACCCGGGGGCACCGAGAATGTAGAACTTGTTATTTTTCCCGACAAGGGTCGGTGCCGGTCACCGTCCGACGCTCATGCCTCGGCGAGGGCCGCACGCGGGCACTGGGCGACGGCCTCGCGGACGACGTCCTCGCTACCCTCGGGTACGGGATGCGTGACGATCAGCTCGTCGTCGTCGTTGAGATCGAAGACGTCGGGCGCCAGCCCGACGCACACGCCGTTCGCTTCACAGCGGTCGAAGTCGACCTTGACATCCATTCCGGGACCTCGCTTCACATTCGCGCCGACCGATCGAGTCCAGACTAGAACGCGTTCCAATTCTGTGCAATGATTCGCGATGATCCCACAGAGACGATTCGCGGGGACACGCAGCGACGAAACGGAGCGTTCGTGGACATCTCCTACACCCCCGGGCAACAAGCCCTCCGCGAGGAATTGCGGGCCTATTTCGCACAGATCATGACACCCGAGCGCCGCGAGGCGCTCGCGGCCACGACCGGGGAGTACGGCGTCGGCAACGTGTACCGCGAGGTCGTGCAGCAGATGGGCAAGGACGGATGGCTCACCCTCGGCTGGCCCGAGGAGTACGGCGGCCAGAACCGTTCCGCGATGGACCAACTGATCTTCACCGACGAGGCGGCCATCGCCGGCGCGCCCGTCCCGTTCCTCACCATCGACTCGGTCGCGCCGACGATCATGCACTACGGCACGGACGAGCAGAAGGAGTTCTTCCTCCCCCGCATCTCCGCAGGGGAACTGCACTTCTCGATCGGCTACTCCGAGCCGGGCGCCGGCACCGACCTCGCTTCCCTGCGCACCACCGCGGTGCGCGACGGCGACGAGTGGGTCATCAACGGGCAGAAGATGTGGACGAGCCTGATCGCCTACGCCGACTACGTCTGGCTCGCCGCGCGCACCAACCCGGATGTCAAGAAGCACAAGGGGATCAGCGTCTTCATCGTGCCGACCGACACTCCCGGATTCTCGTACACCCCCGTGCACACCATGGCCGGTCCGGACACCAGCGCCACCTACTACCAGGACGTACGCGTCCCGGCGTCCGCACTCGTCGGCGAGGTCGACGGCGGCTGGGCGCTCATCACCAACCAGCTCAACCACGAACGGGTCGCGCTCACCTCCGCCGGCCCCGTGCGCACCGCACTGACCGAGGTCCGGCGCTGGGCGCAGGAGACGCATCTGCCCGACGGGCGACGGGTGATCGACCAGGAATGGGTCCAGATCAACCTGGCACGCGTCCACGCCGAGGCCGAATACCTGCAGCTGATGAACTGGGACATCGCCTCGAGCGCCGGCACGACCCCGCT
This window of the Rhodococcus pyridinivorans genome carries:
- a CDS encoding MlaE family ABC transporter permease, which gives rise to MVDLLEVPLRAVGGLFAMTGETARAAFRRPFQRREFIDQAWFVARVSLVPTVLVAVPFTVLVSFTLNILLREIGAADLSGAGAALGAVTQVGPMVTVLIVAGAGATAICADLAARTIREEIDAMRVLGIDPIQRLVVPRVLASTVVALLLNGLVCTIGILGGFAFSVFLQDVNPGAFINGITLLTGFGELMISQVKAGLFGMIAGLVASYLGLNVKGGAKSVGDAVNQTVVFAFMALFVVNLLVTAVGIKLTAG
- a CDS encoding acyl-CoA dehydrogenase family protein, with the translated sequence MDISYTPGQQALREELRAYFAQIMTPERREALAATTGEYGVGNVYREVVQQMGKDGWLTLGWPEEYGGQNRSAMDQLIFTDEAAIAGAPVPFLTIDSVAPTIMHYGTDEQKEFFLPRISAGELHFSIGYSEPGAGTDLASLRTTAVRDGDEWVINGQKMWTSLIAYADYVWLAARTNPDVKKHKGISVFIVPTDTPGFSYTPVHTMAGPDTSATYYQDVRVPASALVGEVDGGWALITNQLNHERVALTSAGPVRTALTEVRRWAQETHLPDGRRVIDQEWVQINLARVHAEAEYLQLMNWDIASSAGTTPLGPEAASANKVFGTEFATEAYRLLMEVLGPAATVRQNSAGALLRGRIERMHRSSLILTFGGGTNEVQRDIIAMTALGQPPAKR
- a CDS encoding ferredoxin; protein product: MDVKVDFDRCEANGVCVGLAPDVFDLNDDDELIVTHPVPEGSEDVVREAVAQCPRAALAEA
- a CDS encoding 3-oxoacyl-ACP reductase; the protein is MSADANGGAENDDRVSLEGRVAVVTGAGAGLGRAEALALARAGASVVVNDLVENDAVEDTLARIRDLGAEAEFVPGSVAERETADAMLAAAHGKFGGLDIVVNNAGITRDRMLPNMSDDEWDSVVAVHLRGHFLLSRNAAAYWRDRSKQEGGPVYGRLVNTSSEAGLLGPPGQPNYGAAKAGITALTLSAARGLERYGVRANVICPRARTSMTEAVFGDAPDDGIDPLSPDHVANLVAYLASPAADRVNGQVFIVYGPMVALMAAPVVEQRFDADGQWTPAALADELGGYFADRDPGRTFSASAALDL
- a CDS encoding MlaE family ABC transporter permease is translated as MAVMSWRFPRAVRRMTRASSTVDRVGEQALFFGRALATVPRALMHYPKETVRLVAEISMGTGALAVIGGTVVIVGFLTLFTGGIIAVQGFSSLGNIGVEALTGFFAAFINVRIAAPTIAGIGLAATIGAGSTAQLGAMRVSEEIDALETMAIPSIPYLVSTRVLAGMIAIVPLYSLAVIASFVASRFATVVLYGQSAGVYDHYFTTFLIPTDILWSFVQAIVMAIAVMLIHTYYGFTAGGGPVGVGVAVGNAVRASLVAVVTVTLLISLAVYGATGNFNLSG